The Oncorhynchus clarkii lewisi isolate Uvic-CL-2024 chromosome 29, UVic_Ocla_1.0, whole genome shotgun sequence genome contains a region encoding:
- the LOC139388486 gene encoding C-X-C motif chemokine 10-like — protein sequence MRTATLILFCVTVFGAGLAQSPGGRSEKYLCRGKLMQSVRIKRIQKLEVYPNTVFCAKTEIIATMKNGKKKCLNPEGKLGKRFLMRKRLEVQQKRKGGLGRKNKNNSNP from the exons ATGAGGACAGCAACTTTGATCCTGTTTTGTGTCACAGTCTTCGGAGCTGGACTTGCTCAATCCCCTG GTGGAAGATCTGAGAAATATCTATGCAGGGGGAAACTAATGCAGTCTGTGAGGATAAAACGCATCCAGAAGTTAGAGGTGTACCCAAATACTGTCTTCTGTGCAAAGACAGAAATTAT TGCCACAATGAAGAATGGTAAGAAAAAGTGTCTGAACCCAGAGGGCAAACTAGGAAAAAGATTCCTGATGAGAAAAAG ACTGGAGGTGCAACAGAAGCGAAAAGGAGGACTGGGAAGGAAGAACAAAAATAATTCTAATCCCTGA